The genomic stretch ATAAAACCTGCAATAAACCACTGGTAGCGATATCAAACGGATCGAACCGCGCGACACCGGCCCGTTTTTACTCGCGCCGTTCCTCGTGGCGAGTATGGCCGAGTTCGATCCCGAGAAGTTCGAGGACAAGTACGTACACTACTTCAACGAGCTCCAGCGTGCGTACAAGAACGCCTTCGAACACATGAACGAACGCTACGACTCCGAGCTGGTCCACGCGATCGACCAGCAGGTGTTGAACGAGAGCGAGCCACAGTACGAGGACGGCGAGTTCTCGGTCGAACTCCCCCCGGAGCCGTACGATCGGGTCGAGGGGGTGATCGTCGAGCGGGAGCGGTTCGAGGAGGTCCTCGACGTCTACACCGACCGGATCGAGACGGAGCTCCACGACGTGCTCGGCGTTGATCGTTGACAGTCCAAAGGTCTAAGAACGGTCGCACCCTATCCGAGGACATGAGCACCGAAACGCAGGGAGCGGACGACCTCGATGACCGCGTCATGAACTTCCTGCGGCGCAACTTCCCGCAGATCCAGATGCACGGCGGCAGCGCCGCCATTCAGGACCTCGACCGCGAGAACGGCGAGGTGACGATCCAGCTCGGCGGGGCCTGCAGCGGCTGTGGCATCTCCCCGATGACGATCCAAGCGATCAAGAGCCGAATGGTCAAGGAGATCCCCGAGATCAACCAGGTCCACGCCGAGACCGGCATGGACGACGGCGGGATGGGCGGTGGCGGCGGCATGAGCCCCTCGTTCCCCGGCGAGACCACCGACGACGAGTCGAGCGACGAAGGCCCACAGGCCCCCTTCTAACGCAGCCCGCGCGAGCTCTCCCACGTTTTCACCACCCCCGCTAGCAGCGCGTTCGTCGGGGCCGGTTCGAGCGCGTGCTCGGCGACGTAGCCGTTGATCGCGTCGATCTCCGTTCGACTCCCCCGTTCGACGTCCCGAGCCATCGAGGAGGTGTTCGGTGCCGTGGCCCGCGCGACCCGTCGAAGCGAGGAGACCGCCGTTTCGTCGGTCAGGTCCACCCCGTTCTCCCGAGCGACGCGGGCGGTCTCGCGGGCCGCCTCGCTAGCGATCGGCCAGGCCGAGTCCTTAAGGATCGCGCCGTTCTCGACGCGTGCCAACGCCGTCAGGGGGTTGATCGCCGCGTTGACCGCACACTTCTCCCAG from Halalkalicoccus tibetensis encodes the following:
- a CDS encoding DUF5783 family protein — encoded protein: MAEFDPEKFEDKYVHYFNELQRAYKNAFEHMNERYDSELVHAIDQQVLNESEPQYEDGEFSVELPPEPYDRVEGVIVERERFEEVLDVYTDRIETELHDVLGVDR
- a CDS encoding NifU family protein, producing the protein MSTETQGADDLDDRVMNFLRRNFPQIQMHGGSAAIQDLDRENGEVTIQLGGACSGCGISPMTIQAIKSRMVKEIPEINQVHAETGMDDGGMGGGGGMSPSFPGETTDDESSDEGPQAPF